From Salmo salar chromosome ssa21, Ssal_v3.1, whole genome shotgun sequence:
CACATTTTGCAAGGCACGCCAATGCATCACTCTACTACTGGAGCCCAATGTAAAACTAGAGACCCATGATTAGATACAAAACAAAGAGTAGGAGAAAGTGTTGGAAGTCGTAATAGAACTATCAATGCATAGCTTTTACCTAATGGATGTAGCTAATGAAATGTATATTTTATAAAATGTTTGGTTGCATTTCCTTCCATATTCCTATTTAAAAAGGTAAAATGAACCAGTCAGTGTCTGACCCAAAACATGAACCTGTAGGGACAGACAATACTGAACACAGTATGATATATGACTTTAATCTGTCTTAGTGTTTCTGAGAAAtggcgctgggccagtaaccgaaaggtcgctggtttgaatcccagagccgactaggtcaaaaatctgtcgatgtgcccttgagcaaggcactaaaccctgattgctcctgtaagtcactgtgGATAAGAGTTTCTTCACTGATTAAATAATAGGGTAACTATGTAATTGTATTTAATGGTTAAATAGTAGTGTGTTTATGTGCCATCAAAGGTTACGATGCTTTAGTGTATGCCAAACCTACAAAAAGCATTTAAAAATGGAGGTTATACACTTTTTCCCTTTCATGTTTGTTTAATATTAAGTTTATTATGTTAATGCTCAATATACCGCTTAAAAAAGGCTTTTTATATTTAAAACACACCTGAATGGATGGACCTGGATTTTACACACTTCACACCTTTTTTCTGGGTTGAACTTTTCCTGTTCTCCTGTATCTTGCACACACAACTTTGTGTTTGCAAAACTATTGTCAGATACTAGTTTTCAAATGAGATAGATAAGGAAATTATCAGGCACAACAAATTACTCTGTTGTCTATGTGTGAACATTGACCATTCACCATGCTGAAATACTGAAACAAAACATCAAACTCCCTACTCCCATGTCACAAAATACACATTCCCTCAAACAAGACCAAGCAAGAACTTCACTTGAGTTTTGGCTTTGAATGATCTCCAATTTGTCCACCTGGGGTCTGACCTCTCCCTTTCCCAGTTGGTTACCCAAGTATCTGGTCTCCTACCTTGCAGACTCTGTTAAGATGCTTGAGGTGGTCTTCCAAGGTATGTCTATAAATGGTAATGCTATCCAGATACAGTTGCactcagaagtttacgtacaccttagccaaatacatttaaattcagtttttcacaattcctgacatttaatccttgtaaaaattctctgtcttaggtcagttaggatcaccactttattttaagaatgtgaaatgtcagaataatagtagagagaatgattaattttaccttttatttctttcatcacattctcagtgggtcagaagtttacatatactcaattagtatttggtagcattgcctttaaattgtttaacttgggtcaaacgtttcgtgtagccttccacaagcttcctacaataagttgggtgaattttggcccattcctcctgacagagctggtgtaactgagtcaggtttgtaggcctccttgctcacacatgctttttcagctctggccacacattttctatagaattgaggtcagggctttgtgatggccactccaataccttgactttgttgtccttaagccattttgccacaactttggaagtatgcttggggtcattgtccatttggaagacccatttgcgaccaaactttaacttcctgactgatgtcttgagatgttgcttcaaggtCTGTTAATATTGTCAGAAAAGGCCAAAGACTATTAATAATAGCATTTATGGGCATCATTATGTGCCAGGCAGTTAACAAATGTTAAATTGGTACTGAATTACTCCCCTAAAAATTATTCCATGTAAATATCAGTGTAAAAtgttatttacagtgccttcagaaagtattcacaccccttgacctcttccacattttgttgtgttacagcctgtatttaaaatgtattaaatttagatttttgtcactggcctacacgcaataccccataatgtcaaagtggaatatacaaattaattaaaaattaaaagcagaaatgacttgagtcaataagtatttaacccctttgttatggcaagtctaaataagttcagcagGAAAAAATTGCTTAacatgtcacataataagttgcatggactcactcagtGTGCAAAACTTGTGTTTAAATAGTTGTAAtgaatacctcatctctgtaccctacacatacaattatctgtaaggtccctcagttgagtagCACATTTCaaccacagattcaaccacaaagaccagggaggttttccaattcctcccaaagggcacctattggtagattggtttaaaaaagcagacattataTATCCCTtttagcatggtgaagttattaattacactttggatggtgtatcaacacacccagtcactacaacgatacgggcatccttcctaactcagttgccggagaggaaggaaactggtgactttaaaacagtttgagTTTAATGGCTAagatagaagaaaactgaggatggatcaacaacgttgtagttactccacaataataacctaattAACAGAGGgaaaatgcatcctgtttgcaacaagacgctaaagtaattctgcaaaaaaatgtggcaaagcaatacattttttgtcctgaatacaaagtgttatgtttggggaaaatccaatacaacacattactgattaccactctccatattttcaagaattgtagtggctgcatcatgttatgggtatggttgtaatcattaaggactggggagtttttcgggGATAAAAAATATACTGAATGGtgccaatgtaacagtgtaggttccgtccctatcttcgccccaacccgggttcgaaccagggacccttgcacacatcaacaactgacacccacgaagcatcgttacccatcgcgccacaaaagccgcggcccttgcaacgcaaggggaaaccctacttctaGTCTCAGAGCGaatgacgtcactgattgaaacgctattagcgcgcaccacttcTAACTaattagccatttcacatcggttacaccaagcacaggcaaaatcctagaggaaaatctggttcagtctgctttccaccagacacggggttgaattcacctttcagtaggacaataacctgaaacacaaggccaaatctacacgtgagttgcttaccaagaaggcaGTGAATATTCCTTAGTGGCAGAGTTACAGTGTTGACTTAAATCTCCTtagaaatctatggcaagaactGAAAATGgtggtctagcaatgatcaacaaccaatttgacagagcttgaagagttatgaaaagaataatgggcaaatgtttctcaatccaggtgtggaattctcttagagacttacccagaaagactcacagctgtaatcgctgccaaaggtgccaaaggtgcttctgcaAATTATTGACTCGGTATGTGAtattaaattagatatttctgtatttcattttcaataaatctgCAAAgaaatctaaaaacatgttttcactttgtcgttttagggtattgtgtttagatatgtgagagaaaaaaatcaatttaaaccattttaaattcaggctgtagcacaaaatgtggaaaacgtcaaggggtatgaatactgtctgaaggcactTAGTAATCAATCATATAGTTGCTACCGCTCCACTTTACTAACCACTACTAGAATGTTCTTGGATTCCAGATATACAATTTCACAATTTATGAATTGTATGCCTACAGTTTTGCTGGAGGAAAGAAAATTCCAACAACCATCTAATTACATTGGGAACATTAATATATTCATTTTCATCCACATTGATTCACACTGGGCAAGACCAGCTAATATGAAATCATGTTTTTCAGTCATGTGTTATATTTTTTCTAATGGACTGATGTTTGAATCATGATGCTACcattttttgtgtttttctttaaaTAAAAGATTGGAATCGTAATACCCATGAACAAATGTCAGTTAACTTAGTTGATATCTATGAAAAGTCTCAATATGAACAGTTCCCGCTTCTACTGTTATTCAACAGAAACAATAAAGGCATGGGCTCTCCTCACAAATGCACCCAGCCGGAAATAATGACCCTTTAATAATGACCCTTTAAAGGCCACTTTGTACTGTACAGGGAGGGGGGCCTCTATGCCATGTTGCTCTGTCAGGGGTTTGAACAATGGAACCACATATTCTTTATCGGTCGGCTCAGGTATAAAAGCGATAGGGGGACATACAGAAACTTGTGCAATCCTGAGACCAACACAGTAACCGCAACCATGTCTATGGGCAAGGTGTGTGGAGCTTTGATGAAACTGGACGTTTTAAGCAGAAGTTTTTCAAATTTGTTTATAACCATCAATgaattgtactgtactgttagaACTACATCTAATTTTAATAAATGATGGTTTTGTTGTGTGTTTTTAGATCATCTTCTACGAGGACAGGAACTTCCAGGGTCGTTCCTATGAGACCTCCAGCGACTGCCCTGAACTGACCTCCTACCTGAGCAGGTGCAACTCCTGCAGAGTTGAGAGCGGCTGCTTCATGGTGTACGATCGTTCCAACTTCATGGGAAACCAGTACTTTGTGAGGAGGGGAGAGTATGGTGACTACCAGCGTATGGGCATGAGTGATTGCATCAGATCTTGCCGTAACATCCCCATGGTAAATATATTAAACCTGTTCATTTTGACTCCCATAGGCCACATGTACAACTCCAGCAAAAGCAATGTGATGGTATATTTGGAATGATTTGGTAAAACACTTTTCCCATATCCATTTACAGCACAGAGGAAACTTCAGGATGAGGATTTACGAGAAGGAGAACTTTGGAGGTCAGATGCACGAGATGAGCGACGACTGTGAGTCCATGACCGATCGTTTCCGCATGAACGACATGCAGTCCTGCAACGTGATGGACGGCCACTGGCTGATGTACGAGCAGCCCCACTTCAGAGGCAGGCAGATGTACATGAGGCCTGGAGAGTACAGGAACATGAGAGAGTTGAGCATGCACATGGGCTCCAACCCCATGAGGTTCAACAGCATGAGGCGTATTTTGGATTCTTGTTATTAAATTCACCAATTACTAAAATTACGAGTCTAAATAAAATCACCTAACTTTTAAATGAAAGTGTCTTTAATTTTCATTTGAGTCCTTGGTTTGAGGTAAAGGGGCATTCAGAAGAGACATCTGCATGTTCGTATGGTTCGTTTTCCCATACAAGTGCAATGGGAGCAGATACATTGTACTTCAAAACTTGATGTGGAGTTAATTAATGGTGTTAGAAAATGTTGAAAAATCCCAATCTGTTAAAACCACTGATCCTTATATATGGTTAATGTTGAAGTAAATGTTAAAGTACTGTCTATTCTAGTAGTAAGTAAATATTCTGTTGGAAATACTTTGTGTTACAGCTCCTGCTTCAGCTGCAATAGaagcaacaacacaacacaactgtgACACAACTCTAATTATTCATACTGTAAAGGATAGAAAATGAATTGTGGATATTTGTTGGGAATACATCTTGTGTGGATGTTTAAACTGCAATCTGCAGTTGtatacatttttgtacatttaaatgaatgatatatacccattgattcatgAAGAATGTATATTATAAatgccccatcagaacccaacatataagcttgttttaactcctctgtaaatgtaaacaaacactgtatagccaaAGCATGGTTAAAAATATAGCGtttatatcatatcatatcatgcATATCACATCATCATgaggcggcaggaagcctagtggttagagcgttgggccagtaaccgaaaggttgctggattgaatccctgagctgactaggtaaaaacctgttgttctgcccctgaacaaggcagttaacccactgttcctaggccgtcattgaaaataagaatttgttcttaactgacttgcctcgttaaataaaaaatataaaattaaaTGTACTGTTGATATCAGTGGATACATTTTTCAAGCCcattccctcagctgtttaccaaagcagattgcccctttaaacagCTATGaaatattatacattttttattgaagtGAAGACTTATTGAAATAAACAGCTCCAAAGCTGAACCATTTATGCTCCACAAATACTGCCATCCTTACACACATACTGCCACTTAGAAAAGTCACAGGAAACCCAGGAGAGGGCAGCACCTCCACAGTATAAGAGCAGAGTGCTGGATTTTGGGCAGAGATGACAGGTCAATAAAAATTATTCAGTTGAATTATTGTATCTCCAACATGATGACTTTATAGGTTTAACCATTAGATTCAATCCTTATAGATTTGAGACTCATCCAAAGACTGGGATGCTGTTATGATTTCTAAAtaataaattatattttatatacatatattttattttatattttatatcacATACAATTTGAATAT
This genomic window contains:
- the LOC106582324 gene encoding gamma-crystallin M3-like, which produces MLLCQGFEQWNHIFFIGRLRYKSDRGTYRNLCNPETNTVTATMSMGKIIFYEDRNFQGRSYETSSDCPELTSYLSRCNSCRVESGCFMVYDRSNFMGNQYFVRRGEYGDYQRMGMSDCIRSCRNIPMHRGNFRMRIYEKENFGGQMHEMSDDCESMTDRFRMNDMQSCNVMDGHWLMYEQPHFRGRQMYMRPGEYRNMRELSMHMGSNPMRFNSMRRILDSCY